The Chrysoperla carnea chromosome X, inChrCarn1.1, whole genome shotgun sequence genome includes a region encoding these proteins:
- the LOC123302078 gene encoding patj homolog isoform X1: protein MHLNADISSALQLLHNIKQVVDDLDDPKLLTNTYQDMDLLISTLENPIFRGIITVQDSLSELSQELIQHPSILPVDFDITTSGELVLNVPSSVDLYDPSHYHDRNGSARSSCLLDTQGSGLLGVGVGVDRTLDRNDEQRVPSAQLSPGSPQPPILSTFTSHSHSHNHMIPLSPTTGVTPNGPIDHQGNIILGRTVTTGQTASTLSNNVITATELQHQHQHQALSLQKSRGLVELVVTRNLNQSGGGGGTNPSVEDEDTVHRSPSAVSDTSKASSDCLLNSEWAQMTCLFQVEAIELINDGTGLGFGIIGGRTMGVVVKTILPGGVADRDGRLKSGDHILQIGDVNLHEMGSEQVATVLRQSGTRVKLVVARPAEPPHPQIVPTRLLNNPTDIDRYLMQQGYSEVFNKTFQLPHYDNASTAAVVNCSVATASVVVQRLPGSPSSKRLNLDLNLPVNEMEKFVIELKKDANGLGITIAGYVCEKEELSGIFVKSISAGSAADLSGKIQVNDRIVAVDGRSLQGYTNHEAVEVLRSSGNTVTLCLERYLRGPKYEQLQMAIAANEMKLPATPSLEPPTPSLHRPRYSSTSLDDPNDTDDPNPILEQLRPIEASNLHVIANHNTTNDNQPPIHRLQIQTPLTSTQEQALITKWKNIVGDDTEIVIAELRKFGESGGLGISLEGTVDVEDGREVRPHHYIRSILPEGPVGRDGTLMSGDELLEVNGCRLLGMNHMEVVSILKELPVNVRMVCGRSPRAKAVAGVAGVQGRTSSLQDLLPTTDRLVKAKSDGSLATSIPGTDGLLSKMRSRSLEPLTGLAMWSSEPQVIELIKGERGLGFSILDYQDPIDPNDTVIVIRSLVPGGVAQIDGRLIPGDRLLFVNDTVLENASLDQAVQALKGAPRGVVRIGVAKPLPVPDTLTQAQQMSTSTLPANHVVNVNDVTSLTSPLPLTSLTH, encoded by the exons ATGCATTTAAACGCTGATATATCCAGTGCATTACAATTGTTACACAATATCAAACAAGTTGTGGATGATTTAGATGAtccaaaattattaacaaacacATATCAAGATATGGATCTGTTGATATCAACGTTAGAGAATCCAATATTCCGTGGCATCATCACTGTGCAAGATTCGTTGAGTGAATTAAGTCAAGAGTTAATACAGCATCCTTCAATATTACCTGTTGACTTTGATATTACTACATCAG GTGAATTGGTATTGAATGTACCGTCATCAGTGGATCTATACGATCCATCTCATTATCATGATCGGAACGGAAGTGCTCGAAGCAGTTGTTTATTGGACACACAAGGTAGTGGACTCCTTGGAGTAGGAGTAGGAGTGGATCGAACGTTGGATCGTAACGATGAACAACGGGTGCCATCTGCACAACTATCACCTGGCAGTCCTCAGCCACCAATACTTAGCACATTCACTAGTCACAGTCACAGTCACAATCACATGATACCATTATCACCTACAACTGGTGTCACACCAAATGGTCCTATTGATCATCAAGGTAACATCATTTTGGGACGTACGGTAACTACTGGACAGACGGCTTCCACGCTTTCAAACAATGTGATTACAGCAACTGAACTTCAGCATCAGCATCAGCATCAG GCACTTAGCTTACAAAAATCAAGGGGATTAGTTGAATTAGTGGTGACAAGAAATTTGAATCAAAGTGGTGGAGGCGGTGGTACGAATCCAAGTGTAGAGGATGAAGACACAGTACATCGATCACCGTCAGCTGTCAGTGACACATCGAAGGCCAGTTCTGATTGTTTACTAAATTCAGAATGGGCTcaa ATGACGTGCTTGTTTCAGGTTGAAGCAATAGAATTAATAAATGATGGAACAGGTCTTGGCTTTGGTATTATTGGTGGACGCACTATGGGTGTCGTTGTTAAAACAATATTGCCTGGTGGTGTTGCGGACAGAGATGGTCGCTTAAAAAGTGGCGATCATATATTACAAATTGGTGAT gTGAATTTACATGAAATGGGTTCAGAACAAGTGGCAACTGTTTTACGTCAATCAGGTACACGTGTAAAATTAGTTGTGGCACGACCAGCGGAACCACCTCATCCACAAATCGTGCCAACACGACTGCTAAACAATCCGACGGATATCGATCGATATTTGATGCAACAAGGCTACTCAGAAGTGTTCAATAAAACTTTCCAATTACCTCATTATGATAATGCATCAACTGCTGCTGTTGTCAACTGTTCTGTTGCCACTGCTTCTGTTGTTGTACAAAGATTACCTGGTTCACCGTCTTCCAAACGATTAAATCTAGATCTTAATTTACCTGTCAACGAAATGGAAAAGTTTGTTATTGAATTGAAGAAAGATGCTAACGGTCTTGGTATTACCATCGCAG GTTACGTATGTGAAAAAGAAGAATTATCGggaatatttgtaaaaagtaTAAGTGCTGGAAGTGCAGCTGATTTAAGTGGAAAAATCCAAGTAAATGATCGAATTGTGGCTGTGGACGGACGTTCCTTGCAAGGATATACAAACCACGAAGCTGTCGAAGTACTACGCAGTAGTGGCAACACTGTTACCCTTTGCTTAGAACGCTATTTACGTGGCCCCAAATACGAACAACTTCAAATGGCAATTGCagcaaatgaaatgaaattaccAGCAACACCTTCACTGGAGCCACCCACTCCCAGTTTGCATCGTCCACGTTATTCGTCCACATCACTGGATGATCCAAACGATACGGATGATCCAAATCCAATTTTGGAACAGTTACGACCAATTGAAGCAAGTAATCTACATGTGATCGCCAATCATAATACAACAAATGACAATCAACCGCCTATACATCGATTACAAATCCAAACCCCTTTAACGTCCACCCAAGAACAAGCGCTTATCACCAAATGGAAGAATATTGTGGGCGACGATACAGAAATTGTTATTGCTGAGTTACGTAAATTTGGTGAATCCGGGGGCTTAGGGATCAGTCTTGAGGGTACTGTGGATGTCGAGGATGGCCGAGAAGTACGTCCACATCATTACATTCGATCAATACTTCCAGAAGGTCCTGTAGGACGTGATG GAACACTGATGTCTGGAGACGAATTATTAGAAGTAAATGGATGCCGTTTATTAGGAATGAATCATATGGAAGTGGTGAGTATTTTAAAAGAACTGCCAGTAAACGTCCGAATGGTATGCGGACGATCTCCACGAGCCAAAGCAGTTGCAGGCGTTGCAGGTGTACAAGGTCGTACAAGCAGTCTACAAGATTTACTTCCAACAACGGATCGTTTAGTCAAAGCCAAATCCGATGGATCCTTAGCCACATCAATTCCAGGAACCGATGGTTTATTAAGTAAAATGCGTTCACGTTCTCTGGAACCTTTAACAGGTCTAGCTATGTGGAGTTCCGAGCCACAAGTCATTGAACTAATTAAAGGTGAACGTGGCCTTGGATTTTCCATTCTGGATTATCAAGATCCAATCGATCCAAACGATACGGTGATTGTAATTCGTAGCTTAGTTCCAGGTGGAGTTGCTCAAATTGATGGTCGTCTTATACCGGGCGATCGTTTATTGTTTGTTAATGATACGGTCCTAGAGAATGCTAGTTTAGATCAAGCAGTACAAGCGCTTAAAGGTGCTCCACGTGGAGTTGTACGAATCGGTGTTGCTAAACCATTACCGGTTCCGGATACATTGACGCAAGCGCAACAAATGTCTACATCTACACTACCAGCAAATCATGTTGTCAATGTTAATGATGTGACATCTTTGACATCACCTCTTCCATTGACATCATTGACTCATTAG
- the LOC123302078 gene encoding patj homolog isoform X2, with the protein MHLNADISSALQLLHNIKQVVDDLDDPKLLTNTYQDMDLLISTLENPIFRGIITVQDSLSELSQELIQHPSILPVDFDITTSGELVLNVPSSVDLYDPSHYHDRNGSARSSCLLDTQGSGLLGVGVGVDRTLDRNDEQRVPSAQLSPGSPQPPILSTFTSHSHSHNHMIPLSPTTGVTPNGPIDHQGNIILGRTVTTGQTASTLSNNVITATELQHQHQHQALSLQKSRGLVELVVTRNLNQSGGGGGTNPSVEDEDTVHRSPSAVSDTSKASSDCLLNSEWAQVEAIELINDGTGLGFGIIGGRTMGVVVKTILPGGVADRDGRLKSGDHILQIGDVNLHEMGSEQVATVLRQSGTRVKLVVARPAEPPHPQIVPTRLLNNPTDIDRYLMQQGYSEVFNKTFQLPHYDNASTAAVVNCSVATASVVVQRLPGSPSSKRLNLDLNLPVNEMEKFVIELKKDANGLGITIAGYVCEKEELSGIFVKSISAGSAADLSGKIQVNDRIVAVDGRSLQGYTNHEAVEVLRSSGNTVTLCLERYLRGPKYEQLQMAIAANEMKLPATPSLEPPTPSLHRPRYSSTSLDDPNDTDDPNPILEQLRPIEASNLHVIANHNTTNDNQPPIHRLQIQTPLTSTQEQALITKWKNIVGDDTEIVIAELRKFGESGGLGISLEGTVDVEDGREVRPHHYIRSILPEGPVGRDGTLMSGDELLEVNGCRLLGMNHMEVVSILKELPVNVRMVCGRSPRAKAVAGVAGVQGRTSSLQDLLPTTDRLVKAKSDGSLATSIPGTDGLLSKMRSRSLEPLTGLAMWSSEPQVIELIKGERGLGFSILDYQDPIDPNDTVIVIRSLVPGGVAQIDGRLIPGDRLLFVNDTVLENASLDQAVQALKGAPRGVVRIGVAKPLPVPDTLTQAQQMSTSTLPANHVVNVNDVTSLTSPLPLTSLTH; encoded by the exons ATGCATTTAAACGCTGATATATCCAGTGCATTACAATTGTTACACAATATCAAACAAGTTGTGGATGATTTAGATGAtccaaaattattaacaaacacATATCAAGATATGGATCTGTTGATATCAACGTTAGAGAATCCAATATTCCGTGGCATCATCACTGTGCAAGATTCGTTGAGTGAATTAAGTCAAGAGTTAATACAGCATCCTTCAATATTACCTGTTGACTTTGATATTACTACATCAG GTGAATTGGTATTGAATGTACCGTCATCAGTGGATCTATACGATCCATCTCATTATCATGATCGGAACGGAAGTGCTCGAAGCAGTTGTTTATTGGACACACAAGGTAGTGGACTCCTTGGAGTAGGAGTAGGAGTGGATCGAACGTTGGATCGTAACGATGAACAACGGGTGCCATCTGCACAACTATCACCTGGCAGTCCTCAGCCACCAATACTTAGCACATTCACTAGTCACAGTCACAGTCACAATCACATGATACCATTATCACCTACAACTGGTGTCACACCAAATGGTCCTATTGATCATCAAGGTAACATCATTTTGGGACGTACGGTAACTACTGGACAGACGGCTTCCACGCTTTCAAACAATGTGATTACAGCAACTGAACTTCAGCATCAGCATCAGCATCAG GCACTTAGCTTACAAAAATCAAGGGGATTAGTTGAATTAGTGGTGACAAGAAATTTGAATCAAAGTGGTGGAGGCGGTGGTACGAATCCAAGTGTAGAGGATGAAGACACAGTACATCGATCACCGTCAGCTGTCAGTGACACATCGAAGGCCAGTTCTGATTGTTTACTAAATTCAGAATGGGCTcaa GTTGAAGCAATAGAATTAATAAATGATGGAACAGGTCTTGGCTTTGGTATTATTGGTGGACGCACTATGGGTGTCGTTGTTAAAACAATATTGCCTGGTGGTGTTGCGGACAGAGATGGTCGCTTAAAAAGTGGCGATCATATATTACAAATTGGTGAT gTGAATTTACATGAAATGGGTTCAGAACAAGTGGCAACTGTTTTACGTCAATCAGGTACACGTGTAAAATTAGTTGTGGCACGACCAGCGGAACCACCTCATCCACAAATCGTGCCAACACGACTGCTAAACAATCCGACGGATATCGATCGATATTTGATGCAACAAGGCTACTCAGAAGTGTTCAATAAAACTTTCCAATTACCTCATTATGATAATGCATCAACTGCTGCTGTTGTCAACTGTTCTGTTGCCACTGCTTCTGTTGTTGTACAAAGATTACCTGGTTCACCGTCTTCCAAACGATTAAATCTAGATCTTAATTTACCTGTCAACGAAATGGAAAAGTTTGTTATTGAATTGAAGAAAGATGCTAACGGTCTTGGTATTACCATCGCAG GTTACGTATGTGAAAAAGAAGAATTATCGggaatatttgtaaaaagtaTAAGTGCTGGAAGTGCAGCTGATTTAAGTGGAAAAATCCAAGTAAATGATCGAATTGTGGCTGTGGACGGACGTTCCTTGCAAGGATATACAAACCACGAAGCTGTCGAAGTACTACGCAGTAGTGGCAACACTGTTACCCTTTGCTTAGAACGCTATTTACGTGGCCCCAAATACGAACAACTTCAAATGGCAATTGCagcaaatgaaatgaaattaccAGCAACACCTTCACTGGAGCCACCCACTCCCAGTTTGCATCGTCCACGTTATTCGTCCACATCACTGGATGATCCAAACGATACGGATGATCCAAATCCAATTTTGGAACAGTTACGACCAATTGAAGCAAGTAATCTACATGTGATCGCCAATCATAATACAACAAATGACAATCAACCGCCTATACATCGATTACAAATCCAAACCCCTTTAACGTCCACCCAAGAACAAGCGCTTATCACCAAATGGAAGAATATTGTGGGCGACGATACAGAAATTGTTATTGCTGAGTTACGTAAATTTGGTGAATCCGGGGGCTTAGGGATCAGTCTTGAGGGTACTGTGGATGTCGAGGATGGCCGAGAAGTACGTCCACATCATTACATTCGATCAATACTTCCAGAAGGTCCTGTAGGACGTGATG GAACACTGATGTCTGGAGACGAATTATTAGAAGTAAATGGATGCCGTTTATTAGGAATGAATCATATGGAAGTGGTGAGTATTTTAAAAGAACTGCCAGTAAACGTCCGAATGGTATGCGGACGATCTCCACGAGCCAAAGCAGTTGCAGGCGTTGCAGGTGTACAAGGTCGTACAAGCAGTCTACAAGATTTACTTCCAACAACGGATCGTTTAGTCAAAGCCAAATCCGATGGATCCTTAGCCACATCAATTCCAGGAACCGATGGTTTATTAAGTAAAATGCGTTCACGTTCTCTGGAACCTTTAACAGGTCTAGCTATGTGGAGTTCCGAGCCACAAGTCATTGAACTAATTAAAGGTGAACGTGGCCTTGGATTTTCCATTCTGGATTATCAAGATCCAATCGATCCAAACGATACGGTGATTGTAATTCGTAGCTTAGTTCCAGGTGGAGTTGCTCAAATTGATGGTCGTCTTATACCGGGCGATCGTTTATTGTTTGTTAATGATACGGTCCTAGAGAATGCTAGTTTAGATCAAGCAGTACAAGCGCTTAAAGGTGCTCCACGTGGAGTTGTACGAATCGGTGTTGCTAAACCATTACCGGTTCCGGATACATTGACGCAAGCGCAACAAATGTCTACATCTACACTACCAGCAAATCATGTTGTCAATGTTAATGATGTGACATCTTTGACATCACCTCTTCCATTGACATCATTGACTCATTAG
- the LOC123302085 gene encoding dynactin subunit 5 produces the protein MSTYMNQKQPKIAMELPDIYFDKNEYVETASGNKVCRQTVLCGSQNIVLNGKVIVHTDAIIRGDLTNVRTGRYCVIGRNSVLRPPFKKFSKGLAFFPLQIGDHVYIGENSIVNAAFVGSYVYIGNNVVIGRRCVLKDCCVIADNAVLAPETTVPSYMRFEGSPAKCSGELPECTQDSMIEFTKSYYEHFTAAKTITQMQLVQH, from the exons atgtccacATATATGAATCAAAAACAACCAAAAATTGCTATGGAATTACCAGAtatttatttcgataaaaaCGAATATGTGGAAACC GCGTCTGGTAACAAAGTATGTCGTCAAACAGTTCTTTGTGGTTcacaaaatattgtattaaatggCAAAGTAATTGTTCATACCGATGCAATTATTCGAGGTGATTTAACGAATGTACGAACGGGTCGTTATTGTGTTATTGGTAGAAATTCGGTTTTACGAccaccatttaaaaaatttagtaaagg ACTTGCATTTTTCCCTTTACAAATAGGAGATCATGTTTACATTGGTGAAAATTCCATCGTGAATGCTGCCTTTGTTGGTTCATATGTTTACATTGGAAATAATGTTGTAATT ggACGAAGATGTGTGCTAAAAGATTGTTGTGTGATAGCCGATAACGCAGTGTTAGCACCTGAAACAACTGTACCATCCTACATGCGATTCGAAGGTTCTCCAGCTAAATGCAGTGGCGAATTACCAGAATGTACACAAGATTCTATGATCGAATTCACCAAAAGTTATTATGAACATTTTACAGCAGCTAAAACTATTActcaa atgCAGTTGGttcaacattaa
- the LOC123302079 gene encoding serine-rich adhesin for platelets-like yields the protein MEIDFDFELNAESDHSDMGVHCLNESWFLYLRDSDHKITTKTTAPCKKEARLDVHVGDHKEQSQSTSTSTYSDLNIFGTIPILESFSALSCIIRPTATKYNSTSSSISFSSSSSSSSSSSSSSTSSTLNDASVNCYNNVIACLEIPSYTGSGTSSLAKSSRKRPLINYSESEHDSAFSSHSPSTASSSSYNQDLDTTITDIQQTIPTPTSTLNSSSSDKLEKSSTSTSTSTSSKKRFQASSNHPSPSPSLSSTSSLSSSSTSKRTTSSTSSTSSTTNTNTNINTNTNTNSSGHVVERERERERERKTTIVNVNVNVNPRLSRSRDTRDTINLPQENKQSPCDNITVTVTESSSVSGLAGLAGLVEQPTACRTRTELIALKGSTPTVEILQDAVSTVVETLLETAGSPTKPTDEPALPDDDSDVKPTFLENTQIKVEQTQTPLSSPGHSIGQSQGQGQSKGPVSESISLINISVDELSIDKLKLKHPSLFTHHEDVEPAKKFVKYDPFITETDIIYGDEDSLEQNKQKIVKFKYSPFESRSNEDRTSNLFIMKLEETIDAPEPLPCGIYEIEATKPFYRIKADPGIYDERTATNDLDDDNDWKLTKLATFDFDIEQEESAPRTPQTPECMKCVVHETDEEFTFVNMFSGLYDIESAALPDDSRCSVQLSNLPQLNGLQFRQLVSKPHARSKVGNAITPNLLQDFQMNSTLKQCLNNLNHLNRSRTVNHNNNNNNTSQLRASQMRP from the exons ATGGagatcgattttgattttgaattaaatgCTGAATCCGATCATTCGGATATGGGAGTTCATTGTTTAAATGAATCTTGGTTTTTATATTTACGAGATAGCGATcataaaattactacaaaaacaACAGCTCCTTGTAAAAAAG AGGCGCGTTTAGATGTGCATGTAGGAGATCACAAAGAACAGTCACAGTCAACATCAACATCAACATACTCAGATCTAAATATATTTGGCACGATACCAATATTAGAATCATTCTCAGCATTATCGTGTATAATACGACCAACAGCAACTAAATACAACTCAACCTCTTCATCGATTTCATTCTCCAGTTCCAGTTCATCGTCCAGTTCTTCGTCTAGTTCATCGACATCGTCCACACTGAACGATGCGTCTGTTAATTGTTACAACAATGTAATAGCATGTTTAGAAATACCTAGTTACACCGGTTCTGGGACATCATCTCTAGCGAAATCATCACGAAAACGACCCTTAATCAATTATTCAGAAAGTGAACATGATAGTGCGTTCTCAAGTCATTCCCCTTCGACGGCATCATCGAGTAGTTACAACCAAGATTTAGATACAACAATTACTGATATTCAACAGACAATACCAACACCAACATCAACACTAAACTCATCTTCATCGGACAAGTTAGAGAAGTCATCTACGTCTACGTCTACATCTACATCTAGTAAAAAACGTTTTCAAGCATCATCCAATCATCCGTCACCGTCACCATCTTTAAGTTCGACTTCATCTTTAAGTTCAAGTTCAACTAGTAAACGAACAACTAGTTCAACTAGCAGTACAAGTAGTACGACGAATACGAATACGAACATAAACACGAACACGAACACGAATAGTTCAGGACATGTCGTGGAACGGGAACGAGAACGAGAACGAGAACGTAAAACAACAATcgttaatgttaatgttaatgttaatcCACGATTAAGTCGTAGTCGTGACACTCGCGACACAATCAATCTACctcaagaaaataaacaatctcCCTGTGATAATATAACTGTAACTGTTACTGAATCTAGTTCAGTATCAGGTCTAGCTGGTCTAGCAGGTCTAGTTGAGCAACCAACTGCATGCCGAACACGAACTGAATTAATTGCGCTCAAAGGAAGTACTCCCACTGTTGAAATTCTACAGGATGCTGTCTCAACGGTCGTTGAGACATTATTAGAAACAGCTGGATCACCAACAAAACCAACGGATGAACCAGCTCTGCCCGACGATGACAGCGACGTTAAACCGACGTTCTTAGAAAACACACAAATCAAAGTTGAACAAACGCAAACGCCTCTAAGTAGTCCGGGTCATTCAATAGGTCAGAGTCAGGGTCAGGGTCAGAGTAAAGGCCCTGTAAGTGAATCGATCagtttaataaatatctcaGTGGATGAACTCAGtatagataaattaaaattaaaacatccaAGTTTGTTTACACACCACGAAGATGTTGAACCAGCGAAGAAATTCGTTAAATACGATCCATTTATAACGGAAACGGATATTATTTATGGTGACGAGGATAGTTTAGAACAGAACAAACAGAAAATAGTTAAGTTTAAATATTCGCCATTTGAATCCAGATCGAACGAAGATCGAACttcgaatttatttataatgaaattagaGGAAACAATTGATGCGCCTGAACCGTTACCTTGTGGGATTTACGAAATCGAAGCGACGAAACCATTCTATCGTATCAAAGCCGATCCAGGGATCTACGACGAACGGACAGCGACGAACGATTTGGATGATGATAACGATTGGAAGTTAACGAAACTAGCAACATTCGATTTTGATATCGAACAAGAAGAAAGTGCACCACGAACGCCTCAAACGCCCGAGTGCATGAAATGTGTTGTGCATGAAACCGATGAAGAGTTTACCTTTGTAAATATGTTTAGTGGACTCTATGACATTGAGAGCGCTGCCCTTCCCGACGACTCTCGCTGCTCTGTTCAATTGAGCAACTTACCACAATTGAATGGTTTACAATTCAGACAATTAGTTTCAAAACCGCATGCACGTTCGAAAGTTGGGAACGCGATCACACCGAACTTGTTGCAAGACTTCCAAATGAACAGCACTTTAAAACAATGTTTGAACAACTTGAACCATTTGAATCGATCGCGCACCGTCaaccacaacaacaacaataacaatactTCTCAGCTGCGGGCTTCTCAAATGCGTCCATAA